Proteins encoded in a region of the Micropterus dolomieu isolate WLL.071019.BEF.003 ecotype Adirondacks linkage group LG07, ASM2129224v1, whole genome shotgun sequence genome:
- the si:ch73-167i17.6 gene encoding regulator of G-protein signaling 9-binding protein, with protein MGKDECKTMLDALNKVTACYRHLVIALGSTSDSQNLREELKRTRKKAQELAVANRTKLTSLLKDKTISKDDRAEYERLWVLFSSSMELLEVDMKRSLEIGQDFPLKVPTRHLIQTGMTGSTTTVAARAMSVQNMKYEADSNIDTADLRDLQSEISQMSQMMEEMEMKVQVAPWAVEAKQEAGAELKSNMSVGNSSVGVISICEEEPKEEDGGGGNRDTGFASICAVLVFFVIVTVAAVLGYLVINMS; from the coding sequence ATGGGGAAAGATGAGTGCAAAACAATGCTGGACGCTTTGAACAAAGTGACCGCTTGCTACAGGCATTTGGTCATCGCCCTGGGAAGCACCTCGGACTCGCAGAACCTGCGAGAGGAGCTGAAGAGGACCCGCAAAAAGGCCCAGGAGCTGGCCGTGGCCAACAGGACTAAATTGACCTCTCTGCTCAAAGACAAGACCATCAGCAAAGATGACCGGGCCGAGTACGAGCGCCTATGGGTGCTGTTCTCAAGCAGCATGGAGCTCCTGGAGGTGGACATGAAAAGGTCCCTGGAGATAGGGCAGGATTTCCCCCTCAAGGTGCCGACGAGACACCTCATCCAGACGGGGATGACCGGCAGCACCACCACCGTGGCGGCCCGGGCCATGAGCGTGCAGAACATGAAGTACGAGGCGGACAGCAACATCGACACCGCCGACCTCAGGGACCTGCAGTCCGAGATCTCCCAGATGAGCCAGAtgatggaggagatggagatGAAGGTGCAGGTGGCGCCGTGGGCAGTGGAGGCGAAGCAGGAGGCAGGCGCGGAGCTCAAGTCCAACATGAGTGTAGGAAATTCCTCTGTGGGTGTCATCTCCATCTGCGAAGAGGAGCCCAAAGAAGAAGACGGAGGAGGAGGCAACAGGGATACCGGCTTTGCATCCATCTGCGCCGTGCTTGTATTCTTTGTCATCGTGACGGTCGCTGCGGTTCTGGGGTATTTGGTCATCAATATGTCCTGA